Proteins from a genomic interval of Ensifer canadensis:
- a CDS encoding D-aminopeptidase, with translation MTTLDLPALERAVLALPQQYRGPGGVVGVVRDGEVILKHVWGYADLTARKPMTAGTLLPICSISKQFTCAVLLDTVGDPAKLDGALDAYLPLIEGKRPSVAHLCHNQSGLRDYWALTVLQGAMADGVFRREHARPLLSRARSTHFEPGTRYSYSNGNYRILADLIEDFSGRSLSELYDRSTFGPAGMTTAALTPDTSISPNGVIGYEGNETTGYFEATNRIYWAGDAGISATLDDMLAWERFIDRTRDDEAGLYRRLSAPQTYADGRAATYGFGLAHERIGDVAITGHGGALRGFRSRRLHAASERLSIVVMFNHEADAHAAATALMKVALGHRDAEAAAGDWNSEQFGTYLEPETGLALSTRPLGSGRLELRFATAGESLQIAADAIARSGSVSLTPNGTGLHMERERENLQTTAERVAGKAKPDIAGRYHSAELDADIEIVSTNGIFFAGFNGMLGKGAMHALRPFADDVWLLSCKRSMDAPAPGDWTVRIHRNGQGAVSGLTIGCWLARQIDYIKVD, from the coding sequence ATGACCACCCTGGATCTTCCCGCCCTCGAACGAGCCGTCCTCGCCTTGCCGCAGCAATACAGGGGGCCCGGCGGCGTCGTCGGTGTCGTCAGGGACGGCGAGGTCATCCTCAAGCACGTCTGGGGCTATGCCGATCTTACGGCGCGCAAGCCGATGACGGCAGGCACGCTGCTGCCGATCTGCTCGATCAGCAAACAGTTCACCTGCGCGGTGTTGCTCGACACGGTGGGCGATCCCGCCAAGCTCGATGGCGCACTCGATGCCTACCTGCCGCTGATCGAAGGCAAACGTCCGAGCGTGGCGCATCTCTGCCACAACCAGTCTGGCCTGCGCGACTACTGGGCCCTGACGGTGCTGCAGGGCGCCATGGCCGACGGCGTCTTCCGCCGTGAGCACGCCCGGCCGCTGCTGTCGCGCGCCCGCTCGACGCATTTCGAGCCCGGCACGCGCTATTCCTATTCGAACGGCAACTACCGTATCCTGGCCGACCTCATCGAAGATTTTTCGGGTCGATCGTTGTCCGAGCTCTACGACCGCAGCACTTTCGGTCCGGCCGGCATGACCACGGCCGCCCTCACCCCCGATACCAGTATCTCGCCGAACGGCGTGATCGGCTACGAGGGCAATGAGACCACAGGCTATTTCGAGGCGACCAACCGGATCTACTGGGCGGGGGATGCCGGTATTTCGGCGACGCTTGACGACATGCTCGCCTGGGAGCGCTTCATCGATCGTACGCGTGACGACGAAGCCGGCCTCTACCGCAGGCTTTCCGCGCCGCAGACCTATGCGGACGGGCGGGCAGCAACTTACGGCTTCGGCCTTGCCCACGAACGGATCGGCGACGTCGCGATCACCGGCCATGGCGGCGCCTTGCGCGGCTTCCGCAGCCGTCGCCTTCATGCGGCCAGTGAGCGCCTCTCGATCGTCGTGATGTTCAACCACGAGGCCGACGCCCATGCCGCGGCGACGGCACTGATGAAGGTCGCGCTCGGTCACCGCGATGCCGAGGCGGCAGCCGGCGACTGGAATAGCGAACAGTTCGGCACCTATCTCGAACCGGAGACCGGCCTGGCGCTGTCGACGCGGCCGTTGGGATCGGGGCGGCTTGAACTGCGCTTCGCGACGGCAGGAGAATCGCTGCAGATCGCAGCGGACGCTATCGCCCGCTCCGGATCGGTTTCGTTGACGCCGAACGGCACCGGCCTGCACATGGAGCGTGAGCGCGAGAACCTGCAGACGACGGCCGAGAGGGTTGCCGGCAAGGCAAAGCCTGACATAGCCGGTCGTTACCACTCCGCAGAACTCGACGCCGATATCGAAATCGTTTCCACCAACGGCATCTTCTTTGCCGGTTTTAATGGCATGCTCGGCAAGGGTGCGATGCATGCGCTGCGGCCGTTTGCCGATGATGTCTGGCTGCTCAGCTGCAAGCGCTCGATGGACGCGCCGGCGCCCGGCGACTGGACCGTACGGATCCACCGCAACGGACAGGGCGCCGTTTCCGGCCTGACGATCGGATGCTGGCTTGCCCGGCAGATCGACTATATCAAGGTCGACTGA
- a CDS encoding pseudouridine synthase — MRQKRPAAGRGEGTGRMTGDIGKRVTIARALSKLGYCSRTQAEKLVLEGRVSIGGRKTTDLAQWVDIEKDRIAVDGKAVLAEDKIYLMLNKPRGLVTTRHDPEGRPTVFDCLSESDAQFLSPVGRLDKASEGLLLFTNDTVLAQRLLDPETHLGKVYHVQVPGEIGDAKLRSMVDGVDEGGEHLRAARAGQLRGGEKNSWIEVELHEGRNRQIRRMLDVLGFEVLRLVRVSIGDIALGKLAKGATRPLTTDEVQYLRQRTGQQ; from the coding sequence GTGAGGCAGAAACGGCCGGCAGCAGGACGAGGCGAAGGCACTGGACGCATGACCGGCGACATCGGCAAGCGCGTAACCATCGCCCGTGCCCTTTCCAAGCTTGGCTACTGCTCGCGGACGCAGGCGGAAAAGCTGGTGCTTGAGGGCCGAGTCAGCATCGGCGGCCGCAAGACCACCGATCTAGCCCAATGGGTCGATATCGAAAAAGACCGCATCGCCGTCGACGGCAAGGCCGTTCTGGCGGAAGACAAGATCTACCTGATGCTCAACAAACCGCGTGGCCTGGTGACGACACGGCACGACCCGGAGGGGCGCCCGACCGTCTTTGATTGCCTGAGCGAGAGCGATGCACAGTTCCTCTCGCCGGTCGGTCGGCTGGACAAGGCGAGCGAGGGCCTGCTGCTCTTCACCAACGACACCGTGCTCGCCCAGCGCCTGCTCGACCCGGAAACCCATCTCGGCAAGGTCTATCATGTCCAGGTACCGGGCGAGATCGGCGACGCCAAGCTCCGGTCGATGGTCGACGGCGTCGACGAGGGCGGCGAGCATTTGCGCGCTGCGCGCGCCGGACAGTTAAGAGGCGGCGAGAAGAACAGCTGGATCGAGGTCGAGCTGCACGAAGGGCGCAATCGCCAGATCCGCCGCATGCTCGACGTCCTCGGCTTCGAGGTGCTGCGGCTCGTGCGCGTCTCGATCGGCGACATCGCGCTCGGAAAGCTTGCGAAAGGCGCGACGCGTCCGCTGACAACAGACGAAGTGCAGTATCTGAGGCAGCGTACGGGACAGCAATAG